The Euleptes europaea isolate rEulEur1 chromosome 2, rEulEur1.hap1, whole genome shotgun sequence genome has a segment encoding these proteins:
- the TAF8 gene encoding transcription initiation factor TFIID subunit 8 isoform X3, with product MTEMIQSYISEIGRSAKSFCEHTARTQPTLSDIVVTLVEMGFNVENLPAYAKRSQRMVITAPPVTNQPVTPKALIAGQNKPHPPHIPCHFPEFPDPHTYIKTPTYREPVQDYQILREKAASQRRDVERALTRFMAKTGETQSLFKDDVSTFPLIAARPFAIPYLTALLPSELEMQQMEETDSSEQDDQTDTENLPIHDDSGAEKENASVLQHNTSMTGSRNGEENMIDNPYLRPVKKPKIRRKK from the exons ATGACGGAGATGATCCAGAGTT ATATTTCAGAAATAGGGAGGAGTGCAAAATCTTTCTGTGAACATACTGCAAGGACTCAGCCAACCCTTTCAGATATTGTTGTCACCTTAGTGGAAATGG GATTTAATGTGGAAAACCTCCCTGCTTATGCCAAACGGTCCCAGCGGATGGTGATCACTGCAC CGCCTGTAACTAATCAGCCTGTGACCCCAAAGGCCCTGATAGCGGGACAAAACAAGCCTCACCCACCCCACATCCCATGCCATTTCCCAGAATTCCCAGATCCTCACACTTACATCAAGACACCG ACTTACCGGGAACCTGTCCAGGATTACCAGATCCTACGAGAGAAGGCTGCCTCCCAAAGACGAGATGTTGAAAGAGCTTTGACTCGCTTTATGGCAAAGACAGGAGAGACACAGAGCCTTTTCAAGGATGATGTCAGCACCTTCCCTT TGATAGCTGCCAGGCCTTTTGCCATACCCTATTTGACAGCTCTGCTTCCCTCTGAATTGGAAATGCAGCAGATGGAGGAGACAGATTCATCCGAACAAGATGATCAGACGGACACAGAGAACCTCCCAATTCAT GATGACTCAGGAGCTGAGAAGGAGAATGCGTCAGTACTACAGCACAACACATCCATGACGGGCAGCCGAAATGGAGAGGAAAACATGATAGACAATCCCTACCTCCGCCCAGTGAAGAAACCCAAGATCCGCAGGAAGAAGTGA
- the TAF8 gene encoding transcription initiation factor TFIID subunit 8 isoform X2, protein MADTGTGGSNSSGTRSGGKHSTTPADNYYLARRRTLQVVVSSLLTEAGFESAEKAAVETMTEMIQSYISEIGRSAKSFCEHTARTQPTLSDIVVTLVEMGFNVENLPAYAKRSQRMVITAPPVTNQPVTPKALIAGQNKPHPPHIPCHFPEFPDPHTYIKTPTYREPVQDYQILREKAASQRRDVERALTRFMAKTGETQSLFKDDVSTFPLIAARPFAIPYLTALLPSELEMQQMEETDSSEQDDQTDTENLPIHDDSGAEKENASVLQHNTSMTGSRNGEENMIDNPYLRPVKKPKIRRKK, encoded by the exons CGGTCAGGTGGCAAACACTCAACAACCCCAGCAGACAATTACTATCTGGCTCGAAGAAGGACCCTCCAGGTAGTGGTCAGTTCACTGCTGACAGAGGCTGGGTTTGAGAGTGCTGAGAAGGCTGCTGTAGAAACCATGACGGAGATGATCCAGAGTT ATATTTCAGAAATAGGGAGGAGTGCAAAATCTTTCTGTGAACATACTGCAAGGACTCAGCCAACCCTTTCAGATATTGTTGTCACCTTAGTGGAAATGG GATTTAATGTGGAAAACCTCCCTGCTTATGCCAAACGGTCCCAGCGGATGGTGATCACTGCAC CGCCTGTAACTAATCAGCCTGTGACCCCAAAGGCCCTGATAGCGGGACAAAACAAGCCTCACCCACCCCACATCCCATGCCATTTCCCAGAATTCCCAGATCCTCACACTTACATCAAGACACCG ACTTACCGGGAACCTGTCCAGGATTACCAGATCCTACGAGAGAAGGCTGCCTCCCAAAGACGAGATGTTGAAAGAGCTTTGACTCGCTTTATGGCAAAGACAGGAGAGACACAGAGCCTTTTCAAGGATGATGTCAGCACCTTCCCTT TGATAGCTGCCAGGCCTTTTGCCATACCCTATTTGACAGCTCTGCTTCCCTCTGAATTGGAAATGCAGCAGATGGAGGAGACAGATTCATCCGAACAAGATGATCAGACGGACACAGAGAACCTCCCAATTCAT GATGACTCAGGAGCTGAGAAGGAGAATGCGTCAGTACTACAGCACAACACATCCATGACGGGCAGCCGAAATGGAGAGGAAAACATGATAGACAATCCCTACCTCCGCCCAGTGAAGAAACCCAAGATCCGCAGGAAGAAGTGA
- the TAF8 gene encoding transcription initiation factor TFIID subunit 8 isoform X1 → MADTGTGGSNSSGTQRSGGKHSTTPADNYYLARRRTLQVVVSSLLTEAGFESAEKAAVETMTEMIQSYISEIGRSAKSFCEHTARTQPTLSDIVVTLVEMGFNVENLPAYAKRSQRMVITAPPVTNQPVTPKALIAGQNKPHPPHIPCHFPEFPDPHTYIKTPTYREPVQDYQILREKAASQRRDVERALTRFMAKTGETQSLFKDDVSTFPLIAARPFAIPYLTALLPSELEMQQMEETDSSEQDDQTDTENLPIHDDSGAEKENASVLQHNTSMTGSRNGEENMIDNPYLRPVKKPKIRRKK, encoded by the exons CAGCGGTCAGGTGGCAAACACTCAACAACCCCAGCAGACAATTACTATCTGGCTCGAAGAAGGACCCTCCAGGTAGTGGTCAGTTCACTGCTGACAGAGGCTGGGTTTGAGAGTGCTGAGAAGGCTGCTGTAGAAACCATGACGGAGATGATCCAGAGTT ATATTTCAGAAATAGGGAGGAGTGCAAAATCTTTCTGTGAACATACTGCAAGGACTCAGCCAACCCTTTCAGATATTGTTGTCACCTTAGTGGAAATGG GATTTAATGTGGAAAACCTCCCTGCTTATGCCAAACGGTCCCAGCGGATGGTGATCACTGCAC CGCCTGTAACTAATCAGCCTGTGACCCCAAAGGCCCTGATAGCGGGACAAAACAAGCCTCACCCACCCCACATCCCATGCCATTTCCCAGAATTCCCAGATCCTCACACTTACATCAAGACACCG ACTTACCGGGAACCTGTCCAGGATTACCAGATCCTACGAGAGAAGGCTGCCTCCCAAAGACGAGATGTTGAAAGAGCTTTGACTCGCTTTATGGCAAAGACAGGAGAGACACAGAGCCTTTTCAAGGATGATGTCAGCACCTTCCCTT TGATAGCTGCCAGGCCTTTTGCCATACCCTATTTGACAGCTCTGCTTCCCTCTGAATTGGAAATGCAGCAGATGGAGGAGACAGATTCATCCGAACAAGATGATCAGACGGACACAGAGAACCTCCCAATTCAT GATGACTCAGGAGCTGAGAAGGAGAATGCGTCAGTACTACAGCACAACACATCCATGACGGGCAGCCGAAATGGAGAGGAAAACATGATAGACAATCCCTACCTCCGCCCAGTGAAGAAACCCAAGATCCGCAGGAAGAAGTGA